The Sandaracinobacteroides saxicola nucleotide sequence AGCAGGCTCCAGCGGATGTTGGGAAAGGTCACGCGCCAGAACATCTGCCAGCCGCTCGCCCCCATGGACAGCGCCGCCTCCTCATCCTCGATCCCCTGCTCCTGCATCAGCGGGATCAGCTCCCGCGCCACGAAGGGAAAGGTGATGAACACCGTCGCCAGCACAATTCCCGGCACCGCGAAAATGACCTGCACGTCGCGTTCCTGCAACCACGGCCCCAGCCAGCCATGCGCGCCATAAAGCAAGACATAGATCAAACCGGAAACCACCGGTGAAACGCTGAACGGCAGGTCGATCAGCGTCGTCAGGAACGCCTTGCCGCGAAACTCGAACTTGGCGATGGTCCAGGCCGCCACCACGCCGAACAGCAGGTTCAGCGGCACCGCGATCGCCGCCACGATCAGCGTCAGTCGGATGGCGGCGATGGCATCCGGCTCGACGATCGCCGCCAGATAGGCATCGACTCCTTGCCGGAACGCCTCGGCGAACACCGCCGCCAGCGGCAGCAGCACCACCAGCGCCAGAAAGCCCAGCGCCAGCAGGGTCAGCGCCATCCGCACCAGCATCGGCTCGGCGGTCACGCGCTTCATGCGCGCGCCCTGAACGGCTTGCGCGTCATGACCGCCGCCGGCTCCAGGCCTGCAACAAGTTGATCACCAGCAGCATGGCGAAGGAAATCACCAGCATCACCAGCGCGATCGCCGTGGCCCCGGGGTAATTGAACTGCTCCAGCTGCACCACGATCAGCAGCGGCGCGATCTCCGACTTGAAGGGCATGTTGCCGGCGATGAAGATCACGCTGCCATATTCCCCCACCGCCCGCGCGAACGCCAGCGCGAACCCCGTCGCCGCCGCCGGCGCCACGGCGGGCACGATGATGCGGCTGAACACCTGGCCCCGGCTCGCCCCCAGCGTCGCCGCCGCCTCCTCCACCTCGGCCCCCAGGTCGGCCAGCACCGGCTGCACCGTCCGCACCGCGAACGGCAGCCCCACGAACACCAGCGCCACCACCACGCCCAGTGGGGTGAACGCCACCTTCACCCCCAGCGGCTCCAGCAGCTGCCCCACCCAGCCATTGGGGGCATAGAGCGCGGTCAGCGCGATGCCCGCAACGGCCGTGGGCAGCGCGAACGGCAGGTCGACCATCGCATCCACCAGCCGCTTGCCCGGAAAGCGATAGCGCACCAGCACCCAGGCGACCACGAACCCAAAGACCAGGTTGATGCCGGCCGCCAGGAACGACGCGCCGAAAGACAGGCGATAGGCCGCCCGCGCCCGCTCCCCCAGCCCCAGTTCCACGAACTGCGCCCAGCTCAGCTCGGTGGTCTTCAGCACCACCGCCGACAGCGGGATCAGCACGATCAGCCCCAGCCAGAACAGCGTATAGCCCAGCCCCAAACCGAACCCCGGCAGCACGCTCGGCGCCTTCCACCGCCCCCATGGCACAGCGCCGGCCATCAGCGCGCTGCCCGCCCGCCGCGATTCCGTCGATCCGTCCGCGCCACCCTCATCGCCGCCTGATGACAGCCTTTGCGGGCGATGGGAATGTCGGCGAAACCACAGCCCCTAAAAGCGCAGCTTCACTGTCGCCCCCCAGGTGCGCGGATCGCCCGGCTGCCCCACGATCAATCCGGTGCTCGCGGGCGCCGCGGTCAGAAACTCGAAATAGTTGACATCAAACGCATTTCTGACCCAGCCGAACAGCTCCCAGCCGCTCTTCGCACGCCACCCGCCGCGCAGGTTGGTCAGCGCATGGCCCTCGACATTCTGCACCGCCGACGGCGTCGGGCTGGACGAGAAATCCGACCGGAAGCTGCCGTCCACGCCCAGATACAGCTCGCCGGCATCCACGGGCCAGCGATATTCCGCGCCATAGCTCAGCGCATAGCGCGACACCCCCGGCATCCGCCCGCCGGAGGCATCGACGAACTGCACGGCGCCGCCGCTCAGCTCCACCGGCACCGGCGCGCCGGGAAAGCTGACATATTTCGCATCGGTCAGCGCGAAACTGACATAGGCGTTGAACGCCTCGACCGGCCGCACCGTCAGGTCCGCTTCGATGCCCTGACTGCGCACCTTGGGCACATTCGCGAGATAGCCGCGAATCACCCCGACGCTGCCGTTCACCACCGTCGCCTGGAAATCGCGGATGTCGGTGCGGAACGCCGCGATGTTCAGCGTCGCGGTGCCGTCCAGCCACCGCGTCTTCAGCCCGGCCTCATAATGATCGACCTTCTCCGGCGCCACATTCGCCGTCTCCAGCGCCGGCGTCACGCCATCGGCGCGCGTCGGCAGGCCGGACAGGTTGATGCCCCCCGACTTGAAGGACCGGGCATAGGTGACATAGCCCAGCAGGCCGTCGCGCGGCTTCCACGACAGCGTGATGTCGCCCGACAGGTTCCAGTCGCTGAAGGTCGAGGCATAGCTTTGGCTTTGCAGCACGCCGTTCTTCAGCGCCTGCTGCGCCGGCGTCGCCGGGGTCAGCCCGCCGCTCACCACCGCGTCATAGACGCCGCGCTTGCGGTCATAGTTCAGCCGCAGCCCCGGCGCGACGCTTAGCGTCTCGCCGATGTTCCAGGTCAGCTTGCCATAAAGCGCCGCGCTGTCGTTCGAATAGCGGATGTCATTGTCCGACCGCAGCCCGTCCAGCAGCGCCGGATTGGCGCCATTCGTCGGCCCCAGCAGCCACAGGCTCGCGGCCGAGCCCTGCACCTGCACCCCCTGGGTGTCGATCTTCTGATGGAAATAGAAGGCGCCGACGACATAGTCGAACCGGTTGCTGCCGTTGGACGCCAGCCGCAATTCCTGGCTCCATTGCTGCTGCTGGGAAGGGTTGGCGGACACGGTGGTGATCGGCAGCGCCGTGAAATCGCGGTCGTTGCTCGGCTTCCAGTCCCATTTGCGCCAGGCCGAGATCGAGGTCAGCGTCGCTGCTCCCACGTCCCAGTTCGCCAGCAGCGAGACCCCGGCGATCAACTGCTCCGCCCGAAGCGGCGAATCATTGTCTACCAGCCGGTCCGCCGGGTTGGTGCTGGCGGGCGCGTAGTTGGACAGCCGCGCCAGGTTGCCAAACTGCCGCGCCGACGCCCGCGCCGTCGGCACGACCTTCGCATAGAGTTGCGTGAAGCCTTCCGGCGACTGCTTGTTATAGTCCCCGCTCAGCGTCACATCAAAATTGTCGCCTGCCTGCCACAGCAATTGCCCGCGGACGCCGATATTGTCCTGCTCGTTCACCCGTCGCTGCGTCACCGTGTTGAACAGCGTGCCGTCGCGCCGCGTGAACGAGGCGCTCAGCCGTGCCGCCAGCCTGTCCGCGACCAACGGGCCGGACACCGACGCCTTCGCCTGCACATAATCGAGATTGCCATAGCTCGCCTCGGCGCGCAGCTCGGTCTCGAAGCTCGGCTTGCGCGTGCGGATGTTGACCGCGCCCGCCGTGGTGTTCTTGCCATAAAGCGTGCCCTGCGGCCCGCGCAGCACCTCCACCTGCTCGATATCGACGAAATCCAGCGTCGCGGCGGCGATGCGCGCATAATAGACCTGGTCGATATAGAGGCCCACCCCCTGCTCGATGCCGTCGTTCGTCAGCCCGAACGGCGCGCCGATGCCACGGATGTTGATCGCCGAATTGCGCGGGTTCGAGGAGATGAACTGCACCGAGGGCTGCAACTGCGTCAGCCGGGCGATGTTGAACGTGCCGGTCGCCTCGATCTGCGCCGCCCCCACCGCCGACACCGCCAGCGGCACATCCTGCAAATCCTCCGCCCGCCGCCGCGCCGTCACCACGATCTCATCCGCCGCGCCCGCGGCCGCCGCTGCGACCACCGCCCCCTGCGGCGCCGCCCCAACCTCGCCGGGCGCGAACGCCGCCAGCGACAACAGAAACAACCTCCTGGACATGACACGACACTCCCTGCCCCGGCGTCACCGCCGACAGCGATTCTGGTGATGAAACCTGCCTGCCTGGCCTCCTCGGAGACCGTTTGAGAAATGGCGCAGGCCGTGGCGAGAGGGGTGATTTGGGAGCCCCGAGGCGCAGCGACCTTCAGGGTCGTGAGCATCGGAGCGCAGCAAATCGCCCGTCGCAGCCCGGCATGGGCAATTTGTCAGACGGTCCCTAGCGTTTGGCGGCCTCGAAAATCTGGTCGAACTGACCACCGTCGTCGAAATGCGTCTTCTGCGCCGCCGCCCAGC carries:
- the cysW gene encoding sulfate ABC transporter permease subunit CysW, yielding MKRVTAEPMLVRMALTLLALGFLALVVLLPLAAVFAEAFRQGVDAYLAAIVEPDAIAAIRLTLIVAAIAVPLNLLFGVVAAWTIAKFEFRGKAFLTTLIDLPFSVSPVVSGLIYVLLYGAHGWLGPWLQERDVQVIFAVPGIVLATVFITFPFVARELIPLMQEQGIEDEEAALSMGASGWQMFWRVTFPNIRWSLLYGVLLMNARAMGEFGAVSVVSGHIRGETNTMPLHVEILYNEYNFVAAFAVASLLALLALVTLAAKSFLEWRHADALAANHRAH
- the cysT gene encoding sulfate ABC transporter permease subunit CysT; the protein is MAGAVPWGRWKAPSVLPGFGLGLGYTLFWLGLIVLIPLSAVVLKTTELSWAQFVELGLGERARAAYRLSFGASFLAAGINLVFGFVVAWVLVRYRFPGKRLVDAMVDLPFALPTAVAGIALTALYAPNGWVGQLLEPLGVKVAFTPLGVVVALVFVGLPFAVRTVQPVLADLGAEVEEAAATLGASRGQVFSRIIVPAVAPAAATGFALAFARAVGEYGSVIFIAGNMPFKSEIAPLLIVVQLEQFNYPGATAIALVMLVISFAMLLVINLLQAWSRRRS
- a CDS encoding TonB-dependent receptor, whose protein sequence is MSRRLFLLSLAAFAPGEVGAAPQGAVVAAAAAGAADEIVVTARRRAEDLQDVPLAVSAVGAAQIEATGTFNIARLTQLQPSVQFISSNPRNSAINIRGIGAPFGLTNDGIEQGVGLYIDQVYYARIAAATLDFVDIEQVEVLRGPQGTLYGKNTTAGAVNIRTRKPSFETELRAEASYGNLDYVQAKASVSGPLVADRLAARLSASFTRRDGTLFNTVTQRRVNEQDNIGVRGQLLWQAGDNFDVTLSGDYNKQSPEGFTQLYAKVVPTARASARQFGNLARLSNYAPASTNPADRLVDNDSPLRAEQLIAGVSLLANWDVGAATLTSISAWRKWDWKPSNDRDFTALPITTVSANPSQQQQWSQELRLASNGSNRFDYVVGAFYFHQKIDTQGVQVQGSAASLWLLGPTNGANPALLDGLRSDNDIRYSNDSAALYGKLTWNIGETLSVAPGLRLNYDRKRGVYDAVVSGGLTPATPAQQALKNGVLQSQSYASTFSDWNLSGDITLSWKPRDGLLGYVTYARSFKSGGINLSGLPTRADGVTPALETANVAPEKVDHYEAGLKTRWLDGTATLNIAAFRTDIRDFQATVVNGSVGVIRGYLANVPKVRSQGIEADLTVRPVEAFNAYVSFALTDAKYVSFPGAPVPVELSGGAVQFVDASGGRMPGVSRYALSYGAEYRWPVDAGELYLGVDGSFRSDFSSSPTPSAVQNVEGHALTNLRGGWRAKSGWELFGWVRNAFDVNYFEFLTAAPASTGLIVGQPGDPRTWGATVKLRF